A single region of the Apium graveolens cultivar Ventura unplaced genomic scaffold, ASM990537v1 ctg5594, whole genome shotgun sequence genome encodes:
- the LOC141702728 gene encoding mitogen-activated protein kinase kinase kinase 20-like: MASKWVWTKFLGQGSYGSVFRAECASPSLDCTYYLPKTVAIKSAPESCSWSLHMEKAILDDLRGCLHIVRCLSNEDFKSTNAVGKKFYNLVLEYADQGSLEQLIKSKGGWIHETEASWGFLKYNLKIADFGLAKKGGGISAGQGRSTSIGELYCIVLRSL, from the exons ATGGCATCAAAGTGGGTTTGGACTAAGTTCTTGGGACAAGGATCGTACGGCTCCGTCTTCCGAGCAGAATGTGCATCACCATCTCTAGATTGCACTTATTATCTACCTAAGACCGTGGCTATAAAATCTGCTCCTGAAAGTTGTTCTTGGTCTTTGCATATGGAGAAAGCTATCTTGGATGACCTTAGAGGATGTTTACATATTGTTCGTTGCCTTTCTAATGAGGATTTCAAGAGTACTAATGCAGTTGGTAAAAAGTTTTACAACCTGGTTCTCGAGTACGCTGACCAAGGATCCTTGGAACAGCTGATCAAGTCCAAAGGCGGATGGATACATGAAACCGAAGCTAGTTG GGGGTTTCTCAAGTACAATCTTAAAATAGCTGATTTCGGATTGGCGAAAAAGGGTGGAGGAATAAGTGCTGGGCAGGGAAGGAGTACAAGTATCGGGGAACTCTATTGTATAGTTCTCCGGAGTCTGTAG
- the LOC141702732 gene encoding uncharacterized protein LOC141702732 has protein sequence MADSKVLKHTYWVSWWQVKEPISNGKYYISLHFSGPESADSFVSSPPKRGDGRLIFYHISNEYGDVDEDLDELVITFKGTGVDELTKRLEEETGLTDITVCSRSPLNGKLYPLRLHLPPNNVTMNVVVVQSS, from the exons ATGGCAGACTCTAAGGTCCTTAAACACACGTATTGGGTCTCCTGGTGGCAAGTTAAAGAGCCTATAAGCAATGGCAAGTATTACATTTCTTTACATTTCTCCGGGCCTGAG TCTGCTGATTCTTTTGTCAGTTCGCCACCAAAGAGAGGTGATGGAAGGCTAATATTTTATCACATTTCTAATGAATATGGGGATGTAGATGAAGATTTGGATGAACTTGTGATTACCTTCAAGGGGACTGGAGTTGACGAGTTAACAAAGAGGTTGGAGGAAGAGACTGGACTCACTGATATCACCGTGTGTTCGCGGAGCCCTTTGAATGGAAAGCTTTACCCACTTAGGTTGCACCTTCCTCCCAATAATGTGACAATGAATGTTGTTGTAGTTCAATCCTCATAA